From the genome of Deltaproteobacteria bacterium:
CGAACGGGACCGCCGTGACCGACACCGACAGAGGCAATCGGCGCTGCGGAATCTGGTATTCGGACTCGCCGGGGATCGTGTCGGCCAGCGCATCCCGCAGGCCGCGAATGTCGAGCACGACGAGACGCCAGCGAATCCCCGGCGCTCCGTCGCTCGGCGTATTCAGGTAGACGCGCCACTGGTCGTCGTAGCGCGCGTCTAGGATATCGAGTCGTCCGTCGCCGTTGAAGTCGAGGGCGTCGACCCAGACCTCCGTCGCGGACCACGGCTGATCCGGGTCCCGCTGCACCACATGCCGGTGTCCCGGCCCGGCGGACAGAAAAATCGGCAAGTCTGGGTCGGGCGATTGTTCGAACAGGCGCGCGCCCGCGGGGTCGAATCGCTGCCCTCCCAGGTTGCGATGGAGGATGGCCGACTCGCCCTGCTTGTGAACGACCAGGTCCGGAAGTCCGTCGCCCGTGAAGTCGCGGAGCGTCTGGCGCACGACGCGTACGTCGCCGTCCTGCTCGGTACGCTCGATGGCGCCGACGGCGCCCGCTGGCCAGTCGACGCGCTGCGCGTCGCCGTAGCGGAGCACTCGACTGCCGTCCGGCCGCGCCGTCGTGGCCGCGCCGTACTCGTATCGCGCGAGCGGCCGCGGGTTCTCGTCGGCGGCGGTCCCCTCCACACCGCGCACCCACAGCGACGCGAGACGCGGCTGACCGGTGTCCGCGTCCGGCTCATAGCGCAGCTCGTATCGACGAATGCGCTGAAGGCTCGTCGTGCAGGTCTGGGACGCCGCGGCCAGGACGTCCACCGCCGTCAGCAGGCGCGACCGCACGAGGACGGCGCCGTGCACGACGGTGTAGCCGCGGATCACGCCCGGTTCGCGCTCGCCGTACTCGAGGCGAATCGTGTGTTTCGGGCACCCGTACCGCCAGTGATCGTTGTAGCGAATCTGGTCGAGCTACAGCTCGGGTGCCTCGCCGCCGTCGGGCAGCGCCACCCGCTCGACGCGATAAGACAGCGTGACGCGGTTGCGACTCGTGCCGTCGCCAATCGACCGCAGGAGCCACATCGAGTCGATCCCCAGACCGGGCTCCCGTTGAAAGTGATAGTGGAGGCCGTTGCCGTCGTCGAGGCGCCAGCCGTCGCCGTCGCGACGGAGCTCGACCGAATCGCCGTTGACCGACGGCCGGTACGATCCGGTGGATACGTCCCGGGACAGGATCTGGCTGCCGTGGCTCCCGGCGAGTTCGACGCGTTCGATGGGCGGCTGTGGCTCGGCGAGCGACGTGGAGAACCCGGGCCGGCGGCGGCTGAACGTGTCGTTGACCGCGACCTACGAAAACGGAACGCGCCAACCGACGCCCGCTTCGTGCACGATCGCGTCGCCCGTGTACTGGACCGCGAACGGAATCGGCAAGCCGCCGCGGGCCGGGGGCAAGTTGATCGGGGCGGCCACTTGCAGGCCCCCGGTCGCGGACACGGACCCGGCAGAAAAAGGGACGCCCGTCTCGGCGCCGGCCGCGCCGCTGCCCAGGGGCAACTCGCCCGCGCTGCCAACCCACGCAGAGGTTACGAGCACCGCGACCGTGGGACCCGCGAGGACGAGCGCTCGAAGCGCCGACATGCCGCGCCCAGTCATCGCCCCCCCTCCACGCGCGCGGCAGGGGCATCGAACAGGCCACAGTCTGCCCACGTCGCGGGATCGACCGAACGCAGGACACAGTTTCGTTGGTCCGCGGTCAGGCGCATGCTCCGACACCGCGCCACCGCCGCGTCGCGCTGCGCTCCGCGGGGAGCCTGCACGCCGAGCACGTCGGCGACGTGGTCGACGAGCTGGTCGCAGTCGCCGTCGGGCTGGCCCGGCGACGCGCAGTTCATCTGGATGCCCAGCGCGACCGCGAACACATGCCACGAGGCCGCACGCACACGATGCCTTCCTACCACCATGTCGATCTCCACGGGGGCCGTCGAGCGAGTCGACGCCGCGCGCGGCCGGAAAGGGGGACTGCTCTCGAACGGGCATTTCCGTAGCACGGGTGCCGCGACCGTGGCAAGCGAAAACGACGCCCACGGAGACGGCGTCGCCGTCCGGGCTCGGCCGCGGCGACGACCGGCGACCGCCAGCGGGCGGACACCAATCGGTGAACGCGCAACCGACCGAGCCGGCTGGTAGCGACCGGTTCCGGCCGCGGCGCGGGTCGGCCGCTACGGCGGCGCGCGCTGGCCGTTACAGCGGCGGGCCGGCGTCGGAGCCGAGCATGAACCGGCGAATGACCGGCACGGGCGCGCAGCCGTACGACAGAAACTCGTCGTGAAACCGCTGCAGGCTGTAGTCGTCGCCGACCTTGGTCTTCCAGTCGTCGTGCAGCTTGCGAATCATCAGCTTGCCGAGGGTGTAGTTCAGATACCCGGGGTCGAACGTACCGCGCACGGCCTGCTGGCGCGCGTTGCCGGGATCGGCAAAGGCCTTGCTGCGAAACAGCGCTTCGGCGTCCTCAACCGACATCCCGCGCGCGTGTAACCCGATCGCGGCGAGGAACCGGACGTCGCGCAACAGCGCGTTTTGCAGCATACCGATGCGAACGCGCGGGTCGCCGTCCCCGACGCCGGCGTCCCACATCATCTCCTCGGCGTAGTGCGCCCAGCCTTCCGACATGGCGTAGCTACAAAACGTCTTGAGCACGCGCGAGTCACTGCGCCGCTGGTGCAGCCCCTGCAAGAAGTGCCCCGGCCACACCTCGTGGATGGTCGTGAACAGAAGGTCGCCGCGAAACGGAATGTACGCGCGCTGCATGCGCCTGGGCCACGCGGGATCGGGCGGGCTGATGTAATAAAAGCTCGGCAACGCCGCCGTCTCGAACGGCCCTGCTCCGTCGAGGAACGCGAAGTTCCACCGCATGAACGGCGGGCTCTCGCGCACCTCGACGACGTCGTCGCTCGGGATCGTCACGATGCGGTGGTCGATCAAGAACTGGCGCATCTGCGCGACCTGCGCGCGCGCCTCGGCCAGTACCTGGTCGGCAGCGGGCTTGTCGTTCATGACGCGCGCGACCACCTTGGCGACGCTTGCGCGGGGACGGATCGCGCGCGCCGCCTCCTCGAGATTGTGCCAGTTGCGGTCGAGGTCGGCGCGGCCGATCGCCTCGAGCCGGTCGAGCGGAATCGCGACGCCTTCGGTGTCGCGCACCATCTGTGAGAATCGCTCGGGCCCGAGCGCAAACGCGTCGGTCGCGAGCTTGGCGCGCGCGCGGAGGAAGTCGCGGTACTCCACGAGCGCGTTCGTGCACCGCGCCAACGACTCGATCAGCGCCTTGCGATCGTCGTCGCCCAGCGCCCGCGTCGCGTCGACGACGTCGCGCCCTACGAAGTCGATCATGCCGTCGGTCATGAGCAGCGCGGTGTCGATCCACGTCCGCGGCAGCGCGGCGTCGAGGTTGTCGATCGCCTGGCGGACGAACGCGCCGGCGCCGTCGCACACGGCGCGGATGGCGCGCGCCCGGTCGGCCAACGGCGCGTAGTCGCGCGCGACGTACGCCGACACGTCGAGCGCCTCGACGTAGTGCATCGGGTTGCGCCAGGGCGCGCGCACGACGTCGAGGTCGAATAGCTCGCCGCGGATCGCCGCCAGCACGACCTCGCGCTCGATCTGCGCCGTCCGCGACAGCGCCGCCGGCTCGATCGATTCGAACAGCGCCAGCGCGTTGTGCAGGGTCGCGGCGCGCCGGGCGAGCGCATCGGTCGACCGGTCCGGAAGCCGCCCGTCGTATTGGTGATAGCCGAGCGATACGGCCATCCCCGGATGGGCGTCCATTGTCTCCCAATAAAAGGTGTCGACGGCGCGGTCGAAACGTTGCTGCGGCGTCGGCTCGGAGGCGGCCGGCGCCGGCGACGCGGCGGCAGGCGGCGACGCGGCGGCAGGCGGCGACGCGGCGGCAGGTGGCGACGCGGCGGCGGGCGGCGACGCGGCGGCGGGCCGGGCGGCCGCCGGCGACGGCGAATGCGAACCCGGCCCGCACGCGACCGCGGCGACGGCGACGATGGCAACTCGGCGCATGCGCGCGACTATAGACCAGGCGCATCCGCGGGGCGGCGGCCGGCGCAACGCGGCCTCGCCGGCGACGCGAAGCTGCGCCACGGCGGGCAGGCGGCCATCTGCGCGGCGACGCCGCGGCGGGCAGGCGGCCATCTACGCGGCGACGCCGCGCTTGCGCAGCGCGCGGGCGACGACGTCGAACGGCTGGCAGCCGACCAGCGGTGCGCCGCCGATCCAGTACGTCGGGATCGCGGTGACGCCGCGCTCGATCGCCTCGGCGCGCGCGCGGCGCACGCGGTCGATCCACGCCGGATCGCGCGCCGCGGCGACCGCCTCACCGGGGTCGAGTCCGGCGGCCTCCGCCGCGGCGGCGAGCACGTCGTCGGCTTCGATGTCGGCACCCTCGACCCAGTGCGCGCGCATCAGCGCGTCTCGCACGCCGTCGAGCGCGCCCGCCGCCCGCGCGTACTCGGTCATCGCGAGCGCCGGCAGCGTGTTGGGCGCGCGCTCGGGGGGCCGGATCGGCACGCCGAATTCGGCCGCGAACGCGCGCAGGCGTCGGTCGAACGCGGCCGCACGCTCGGGGCCGAAAAGCTCGGCGACGCGAACCCCGCCCGGCGGGATCTCCGGGTGCAGGTAAAACGGGCGCCAGTCGAAGTCGACGCCCAACTCTCGATTCACCCTGACCAGGGCGCCGCGTTCCGCGATGTAGCAGTACGGTCAACAGTAGTCGCTGTAGAATGCGAGTTCCATCGCGTCGCCTCCCCTGCTCCCGTAGGAGGCTGTTGCGCATAGCCGCTGGCTGCGGTCGCGATCTGCGGGAGATCTTCGGCGTACGTCCTCGCGCCCTTCGGTTACGTATGTTGATACGCGCCCTCGAGCGCTACGGGCGTGCGCCGAACCTCGCCTCGCATCTCGCAACCTCGCTGGCGCGCCCATACGCAACAGCCTCCTAGCGCGCCGGCGGCACCGGCGCAAGCGCGAACGCGCCGCCGGCCGCACGGAAACCGTCCCCACCGGCGCCGTCGTCGCCTACACTGGCCTGCGATGCCCGTGTTCCAACTCGACGAGCGCGTGGTGTTCCCGCCGCCGGAACTCGCCGACGAAAGCGGCATTCTCGCCGTCGGTGGCGACCTGCGCCCCGAGCGCCTGCTGCTCGCGTACGCCAACGGGATCTTCCCGTGGCCGCACGAGGGTCTGCCGCTGCTGTGGCACTCGCCCGACCCGCGCATGGTGCTCGAGATCGGCGCGCTGCACGTGCCGCGCAGCCTGCGCAAGCGCATGCGCCGCGGCACCTACACGGTCACGCTCGACACCGCGTTCGACGAGGTGATCCGCCGCTGCGCGGACACGCCGCGGCCGGGGCAGTCGGGCACGTGGATCACGCCCAACATGGTCGAGGCGTACACGGAGCTGCACCACCTCGGGTTCGCCCACTCGGCGGAGGCCTGGCTCGACGGCCAGCTGGCCGGTGGCCTGTACGGCGTGTCGCTCGGCGGCGCGTTTTTCGGCGAGTCGATGTTCGCGGCGGCGCCCGACGCGTCGAAGGTGGCGTTCGTGACGCTCGTGGACCAGCTCGCCCGCTGGGAGTTCGACCTGGTGGACTGCCAGGTTCACACGGATCACCTCGCGCGGTTCGGTGCGACCCTGTGGCCGCGCGCGCGCTACCTGGAACGGCTGCGCGAGTGCCTGCGCAAGCCGACGCGGCGCGGCGCGTGGCAGATCGATCCGGCTTTGCGCCCGTCGCGTGCCGACTCGGCCCCGCCTGCCGACTGACGCCGGAACGCGCAACCGGCGGCGACCGTTTCCGATCACCGGGCCGGCGGTCGCCGCGGCGGTCACGCGAACCGGACGTACAGGTACAGCAGCGCGGCGCCGGCGAGAAACGCAATCCCGGCCCAGCTCGCGGCCGCGAGCGCGCGCGACGGGCGAGCCTCCTCCGGAAC
Proteins encoded in this window:
- a CDS encoding leucyl/phenylalanyl-tRNA--protein transferase, translated to MPVFQLDERVVFPPPELADESGILAVGGDLRPERLLLAYANGIFPWPHEGLPLLWHSPDPRMVLEIGALHVPRSLRKRMRRGTYTVTLDTAFDEVIRRCADTPRPGQSGTWITPNMVEAYTELHHLGFAHSAEAWLDGQLAGGLYGVSLGGAFFGESMFAAAPDASKVAFVTLVDQLARWEFDLVDCQVHTDHLARFGATLWPRARYLERLRECLRKPTRRGAWQIDPALRPSRADSAPPAD
- a CDS encoding DUF885 domain-containing protein → MRRVAIVAVAAVACGPGSHSPSPAAARPAAASPPAAASPPAAASPPAAASPPAAASPAPAASEPTPQQRFDRAVDTFYWETMDAHPGMAVSLGYHQYDGRLPDRSTDALARRAATLHNALALFESIEPAALSRTAQIEREVVLAAIRGELFDLDVVRAPWRNPMHYVEALDVSAYVARDYAPLADRARAIRAVCDGAGAFVRQAIDNLDAALPRTWIDTALLMTDGMIDFVGRDVVDATRALGDDDRKALIESLARCTNALVEYRDFLRARAKLATDAFALGPERFSQMVRDTEGVAIPLDRLEAIGRADLDRNWHNLEEAARAIRPRASVAKVVARVMNDKPAADQVLAEARAQVAQMRQFLIDHRIVTIPSDDVVEVRESPPFMRWNFAFLDGAGPFETAALPSFYYISPPDPAWPRRMQRAYIPFRGDLLFTTIHEVWPGHFLQGLHQRRSDSRVLKTFCSYAMSEGWAHYAEEMMWDAGVGDGDPRVRIGMLQNALLRDVRFLAAIGLHARGMSVEDAEALFRSKAFADPGNARQQAVRGTFDPGYLNYTLGKLMIRKLHDDWKTKVGDDYSLQRFHDEFLSYGCAPVPVIRRFMLGSDAGPPL